One window of Miscanthus floridulus cultivar M001 unplaced genomic scaffold, ASM1932011v1 fs_858_1_2, whole genome shotgun sequence genomic DNA carries:
- the LOC136533337 gene encoding dolabradiene monooxygenase-like yields the protein LWCHPPRDAGSDTSSTTLTWCMTELIRYPATMARAQAEVREAFKGKTTITEDDFARANLSYLTFVVKEALRLHCPVPLLVPRKCRETCQVMGYDIPKGTCVFINVWAICRDAKYWEDAEEFKPERFENTSLDYKGTNYEFLPFGSGRRMCPGTNLGVANMELALASLLYQFDWKLPSGVEPKDVDVGEAPGLIGKKNTGLLVHPVSRLFDPVNA from the coding sequence CTTTGGTGTCACCCTCCTCGAGACGCGGGCAGCGACACCTCATCAACCACGCTGACCTGGTGCATGACAGAGCTAATCCGGTACCCGGCTACGATGGCCAGAGCCCAGGCCGAGGTCCGGGAGGCCTTCAAGGGGAAGACCACCATCACCGAGGACGATTTTGCCAGGGCAAACCTTAGCTACCTCACGTTTGTGGTGAAGGAAGCTCTCAGGCTGCACTGCCCGGTGCCGCTCCTTGTCCCACGCAAATGCCGTGAGACATGCCAGGTCATGGGCTACGACATTCCTAAGGGCACATGCGTGTTCATCAACGTTTGGGCCATTTGTAGGGATGCCAAGTACTGGGAAGATGCTGAGGAATTCAAGCCAGAGCGGTTCGAGAACACCAGCCTAGACTACAAAGGGACAAACTATGAGTTTCTCCCGTTCGGGTCTGGCCGCCGAATGTGCCCGGGAACAAACCTTGGAGTGGCCAACATGGAGCTTGCACTGGCCAGCCTTCTGTACCAATTTGATTGGAAGCTACCGAGCGGAGTGGAGCCTAAGGATGTCGACGTTGGGGAGGCTCCAGGACTGATTGGAAAGAAAAACACAGGCCTACTAGTGCACCCTGTCAGCCGCTTATTTGATCCGGTTAATGCCTAA